The following proteins come from a genomic window of Achromobacter deleyi:
- the ugpQ gene encoding glycerophosphodiester phosphodiesterase — translation MTALLPTWPYSRHIAHRGGGRLAPENTLAAMRVGAEHGFTMFEYDVKLSRDNVLVLMHDDDVDRTSNGHGPAAAKTFSELAQLDFGSWHSAAYAGEPLPTFAAVARYTVANGIASNVEIKPCPGREAETGAAVALAARELWQGAAVAPLLSSFAEEALQAAKDAAPELPRALLVEKVPADWLDRLVKYDCVALNINQKDATRELIDAVHAAGYRIAAWTVNDPERARLLLDWGIDGIFTDELAAIRPAA, via the coding sequence ATGACCGCACTCCTCCCCACCTGGCCCTATTCCCGCCACATCGCCCACCGCGGCGGCGGCCGCCTGGCCCCGGAGAACACCCTCGCCGCCATGCGCGTCGGCGCCGAACACGGCTTCACCATGTTCGAATACGACGTCAAGCTCAGCCGCGACAACGTCCTCGTCCTGATGCACGACGACGACGTCGACCGCACCTCCAACGGCCACGGTCCCGCCGCCGCCAAGACCTTCAGCGAACTGGCGCAACTGGACTTCGGCAGCTGGCACTCCGCCGCCTACGCCGGCGAACCCCTGCCCACCTTCGCCGCCGTGGCCCGCTACACCGTCGCCAACGGCATCGCCAGCAACGTCGAGATCAAGCCCTGCCCCGGCCGCGAAGCCGAGACCGGCGCCGCCGTCGCCCTGGCCGCCCGCGAACTCTGGCAAGGCGCCGCCGTGGCCCCGCTGCTGTCGTCCTTCGCCGAGGAAGCCCTGCAGGCCGCCAAGGACGCCGCGCCCGAACTGCCGCGCGCCCTGCTGGTCGAGAAAGTGCCGGCCGACTGGCTCGACCGCCTGGTCAAGTACGACTGCGTCGCCCTGAACATCAACCAGAAGGACGCCACGCGCGAACTGATCGACGCCGTGCACGCCGCCGGCTACCGCATCGCCGCCTGGACCGTCAACGACCCCGAACGCGCGCGCCTGCTGCTCGACTGGGGCATCGACGGCATCTTCACCGACGAACTGGCCGCCATCCGGCCCGCCGCCTGA
- a CDS encoding 23S rRNA (adenine(2030)-N(6))-methyltransferase RlmJ, whose protein sequence is MFSYRHAFHAGNHADVLKHAILVHTLDYFNRKDAPYWVIDTHAGAGLYSLDSDWAAKTSEFADGIGRLWERDDLPPLLADYMARIRAFNTNGRLKRYPGSPWLTLDALRPSDRLRLFEMHPTEIDTLVGNLEHMDRTAQRQTTIYGDDGFEGVKALLPPPTRRGMVLIDPSYEDKNDYRRTLITVKECVKRFATGTIAVWYPLVQRREASEMARHFENLKVKSWLHATLTVKKATIDGYGLHGSGMFLINPPWTLHDALKQTMPYLARELGQDERASFTLQYRENPFPVPKKQSDD, encoded by the coding sequence GTGTTCAGCTATCGCCACGCCTTCCACGCCGGCAACCACGCCGACGTGCTCAAGCACGCCATCCTGGTCCACACCCTGGATTACTTCAACCGCAAGGACGCGCCCTACTGGGTCATCGACACCCACGCCGGCGCCGGGCTCTACAGCCTGGACAGCGACTGGGCCGCCAAGACCTCGGAATTCGCCGACGGCATCGGCCGCCTGTGGGAACGCGACGACCTGCCGCCCCTGCTGGCCGACTACATGGCCCGCATCCGCGCCTTCAACACCAACGGCCGCCTCAAGCGCTACCCTGGCTCGCCCTGGCTGACGCTCGACGCGCTGCGCCCGTCCGACCGCCTGCGGCTGTTCGAGATGCATCCCACCGAGATCGACACCCTGGTCGGCAACCTCGAACACATGGACCGCACCGCGCAGCGCCAGACCACCATCTACGGCGACGACGGCTTCGAGGGCGTCAAGGCCCTGCTGCCGCCGCCCACGCGCCGCGGCATGGTGCTGATCGACCCGTCCTATGAAGACAAGAACGACTACCGCCGCACGCTGATCACCGTCAAGGAATGCGTCAAGCGCTTCGCCACCGGCACCATCGCCGTCTGGTATCCGCTGGTGCAGCGGCGCGAGGCCAGCGAAATGGCGCGCCACTTCGAGAACCTCAAGGTCAAGAGCTGGCTGCACGCCACCCTCACCGTCAAGAAGGCCACCATCGACGGCTACGGCCTGCACGGCAGCGGCATGTTCCTGATCAACCCGCCCTGGACGCTGCACGACGCCCTCAAGCAGACCATGCCCTACCTGGCGCGCGAACTCGGCCAGGACGAACGCGCGAGCTTCACGCTGCAGTACCGCGAGAACCCGTTCCCCGTGCCGAAGAAGCAGTCGGACGACTGA